One Oligoflexus sp. genomic window, CCCAGGTCAAGGAATCAAGGCTGGCGCTTCCAAAGAGCGCGAGGCGGCCATCAATGATGATCGTGGTGGCGTGAAGTTCCTGCATCAGATCGCTGCGATCCTTGCTGGCAAATTGTTTGGCTGGACGGAAAGGCAGAAACCAGCGAATCGGCAGATCGCCTTCCTTGATGACCTTGCCGGTGTCATCCAAAAGCTCAAGCGTCTCCTGTCCGCTCGGCAGACGACGGGGCGCGGTGACGAGCATATAGGGAAGGAGCGCATTCCCAAGGGCCCGCTGCGCATTTTTCTGATCCAGGATCACGCGGACTTTAACGCCACGCGCCATGGCTTCTTTCAGGGCCATCGCCAAAGGCCAGTTGAAGGCCATGGGACCGTAAAGATCAATGCTGCGCTCCGCGGCCATGATGCGGGGAA contains:
- a CDS encoding phospholipase D family protein → PRIMAAERSIDLYGPMAFNWPLAMALKEAMARGVKVRVILDQKNAQRALGNALLPYMLVTAPRRLPSGQETLELLDDTGKVIKEGDLPIRWFLPFRPAKQFASKDRSDLMQELHATTIIIDGRLALFGSASLDSLTWGTGLREYSMWVDDPALASESARQFDRLWNHPFLTVSHRVWLGEQEPSKEVTAGRAVESILQGGKTLPDRESMKANLAAEADRSRLLVPGKVLQDDKGRPQCRKL